The following proteins come from a genomic window of Megalobrama amblycephala isolate DHTTF-2021 linkage group LG1, ASM1881202v1, whole genome shotgun sequence:
- the LOC125249677 gene encoding protein FAM13A-like isoform X1, translating to MEMAAIGVLSVCVETQRAVFGVPLISLRKSGQMRQGLPLVLTHIVEFVEKHGLFSSGLFRVSGSVKRCQELRKSFDHGDFPEFDSGDIPTLASLLKLFLRELPGGLIPEPYMTNLLKVFRESKQEELNQAVRMILNSLPEEHFNVLCYLMFFLSRVAAESQLNLMTSKNLATVFGPTIFHIPLGPTMFEEQGLCNTLTEHLLNNLKHLLPNMYPHLSTGNTTEGDWTNEECVQQLPLPEIRSKLPKIGLLGRLRKRSRDFWRKICSCTDSNDIES from the exons ATGGAAATGGCAGCTATCGGTGTTTTATCAGTCTGT GTGGAAACACAGAGAGCCGTGTTCGGTGTGCCCCTGATCAGCCTGAGGAAGAGCGGACAGATGAGGCAGGGTCTTCCTCTAGTGCTCACGCACATAGTGGAGTTTGTGGAGAAGCATG gtctGTTCAGTTCTGGCTTGTTCAGAGTCAGCGGGTCAGTGAAACGCTGCCAGGAACTGAGGAAAAGTTTCGATCATGGAGACTTTCCAGAGTTTGACAGTGGGGATATTCCTACTCTGGCCTCCTTGTTAAAACTTTTCCTCAGGGAATTGCCTGGTGGACTGATTCCAGAGCCATACATGACAAACCTGTTGAAGGTGTTCAGGG AGTCTAAACAGGAAGAACTGAATCAGGCTGTGAGGATGATCCTGAACAGTCTTCCTGAGGAACATTTTAACGTCCTCTGTTACTTGATGTTCTTCCTGTCCCGAGTGGCTGCTGAGAGCCAGTTAAATCTGATGACATCTAAAAACTTGGCAACAGTGTTTGGACCCACCATCTTCCA CATTCCTCTCGGCCCCACCATGTTTGAGGAACAGGGTCTGTGTAACACCTTGACAGAGCACCTGCTGAACAACCTGAAACATCTGCTGCCAAACATGTACCCTCATCTATCCACCGGCAACACAACA gaAGGGGACTGGACCAACGAAGAGTGTGTCCAACAGCTTCCTCTTCCAGAAATCAg atcaaaactgcctaaaatTGGACTACTTGGGCGACTGAGAAAAAGATCAAGAGATTTTTGGAGAAAGATTTGCTCATGCACTGACAG CAATGACATAGAGAGTTGA
- the LOC125249677 gene encoding rho-type GTPase-activating protein 1-like isoform X2, translating to MEMAAIGVLSVCVETQRAVFGVPLISLRKSGQMRQGLPLVLTHIVEFVEKHESKQEELNQAVRMILNSLPEEHFNVLCYLMFFLSRVAAESQLNLMTSKNLATVFGPTIFHIPLGPTMFEEQGLCNTLTEHLLNNLKHLLPNMYPHLSTGNTTEGDWTNEECVQQLPLPEIRSKLPKIGLLGRLRKRSRDFWRKICSCTDSNDIES from the exons ATGGAAATGGCAGCTATCGGTGTTTTATCAGTCTGT GTGGAAACACAGAGAGCCGTGTTCGGTGTGCCCCTGATCAGCCTGAGGAAGAGCGGACAGATGAGGCAGGGTCTTCCTCTAGTGCTCACGCACATAGTGGAGTTTGTGGAGAAGCATG AGTCTAAACAGGAAGAACTGAATCAGGCTGTGAGGATGATCCTGAACAGTCTTCCTGAGGAACATTTTAACGTCCTCTGTTACTTGATGTTCTTCCTGTCCCGAGTGGCTGCTGAGAGCCAGTTAAATCTGATGACATCTAAAAACTTGGCAACAGTGTTTGGACCCACCATCTTCCA CATTCCTCTCGGCCCCACCATGTTTGAGGAACAGGGTCTGTGTAACACCTTGACAGAGCACCTGCTGAACAACCTGAAACATCTGCTGCCAAACATGTACCCTCATCTATCCACCGGCAACACAACA gaAGGGGACTGGACCAACGAAGAGTGTGTCCAACAGCTTCCTCTTCCAGAAATCAg atcaaaactgcctaaaatTGGACTACTTGGGCGACTGAGAAAAAGATCAAGAGATTTTTGGAGAAAGATTTGCTCATGCACTGACAG CAATGACATAGAGAGTTGA
- the LOC125267185 gene encoding protein PET100 homolog, mitochondrial, with translation MGVKIEVFRMMVYLSFPVAMFWISNQAEYFEEYIVKRKREIFPPDEKMHRQELEDFKERMRNRKEQKMLKQMAMESEE, from the exons ATGGGGGTTAAAATAGAGGTTTTTAGG ATGATGGTGTATCTGTCGTTTCCAGTGGCGATGTTTTGGATATCAAACCAAGCAGAGTATTTTGAGGAATACATCGTGAAGCGAAAG AGGGAGATTTTCCCACCTGATGAGAAAATGCAT AGGCAAGAACTGGAGGATTTCAAAGAGCGCATGAGAAACCGGAAAGAGCAGAAGATGCTGAAACAGATGGCCATGGAGTCTGAGGAATGa